The following proteins are encoded in a genomic region of Pagrus major chromosome 16, Pma_NU_1.0:
- the tap2a gene encoding antigen peptide transporter 2a, producing MAGNTATVIRKVITLILAVCVDLSLFYASGFVVTNSVFGHFTRLWVCAVLQCLALTAVTLLSLGHLKPLLIRLITARSLLPAVLETGTKALYHEETQCGLLPDMRCWLMGAGASLAAALFWEITIPDTDDAEAGKEKKQKAGELFMRVLYLYKPDYLLLLAGLVFLTLAVLCEMFIPFYTGRVIDILGSQYQPNEFISAVLFMGLFSLGSSVSAGCRGGVFSCAINSYTCRVKVKLFGALTKQEIGFFETIKTGEITSRLSRDTNLMGRTVGNNVNVLLRTFIKTMGMISLMMTLSWKLTFLVLMETPITCLIQNIYDTHYQRLSLAVQDSIAQANEAANEAVSGIRVVRSFNTEKHEARRYDDRLMDTHTLKTRRDTVRAIYLLAQRLTGLAMQVFMLYYGRLFIRSGQMTTGNLVSFILYQSDLGDNIRTLTYIFGEMLNSVGAAGKVFEYLDRKPLVSTEGTLKPDRLTGHISFRDLNFAYPSYPDKTVLQDFSLELKSGQMTALVGPSGEGKSTCASLLQRFYEPQDGDILLDNEPLKSYDHRFLHKKIAVVSQEPVLFSGSIRDNIAYGLTECSLDEIQEAARKANAHDFIKQLDKGYDTEVGEGGSQLSKSEKQRIAIARALVRQPQVLILDEITSSLDAESENKVQQALASCPNQTLLVIAHRLKTIEKADQIVVIGDGRVQERGTHQELMDRKGSYYKLREKLFTEGNSPQRQPDAVA from the exons ATGGCAGGCAATACAGCAACAGTAATCCGCAAAGTTATTACTTTGATTCTAGCAGTATGCGTCGACCTTTCCTTGTTTTACGCATCAGGATTTGTGGTGACTAACAGCGTCTTTGGGCATTTTACGCGTCTTTGGGTCTGCGCGGTTCTTCAGTGTTTGGCACTAACTGCTGTAACTCTGCTCAGCCTCGGACACCTCAAACCGTTGCTGATCCGTTTAATAACAGCGCGCAGTTTGCTGCCCGCGGTGTTAGAGACCGGCACCAAAGCGCTGTACCATGAGGAGACCCAGTGCGGCTTATTGCCGGATATGCGCTGCTGGCTGATGGGCGCCGGAGCGTCGCTGGCTGCTGCACTGTTTTGGGAGATCACCATCCCGGACACCGACGATGCAGAGGCCGGtaaagagaagaagcagaaggcCGGAGAGCTGTTTATGAGAGTCCTGTACTTGTACAAACCCGACTATCTCCTGCTGCTTGCCGGGCTTGTCTTCCTGACGTTGGCTGTTCTCT GTGAGATGTTCATCCCATTCTACACTGGGAGAGTCATCGACATCCTCGGCAGTCAGTACCAGCCGAATGAATTCATATCTGCAGTCCTCTTCATGGGCCTGTTCTCTCTGGGCAG CTCTGTGAGTGCAGGCTGCAGAGGGGGTGTCTTTAGTTGTGCCATCAATTCCTACACATGCCGAGTGAAAGTCAAGCTGTTTGGGGCTCTGACCAAACAGGAAATTGGATTCTTTGAGACCATAAAGACAG GTGAAATAACATCCAGGTTGTCTAGAGACACCAACTTGATGGGAAGAACAGTGGGAAACAATGTCAACGTGTTGCTCAGGACATTCATCAAGACAATGGGCATGATCTCCCTGATGATGACTCTTTCATGGAAGCTCACATTCCTCGTGTTGATGGAGACGCCCATCACATGCCTCATTCAGAACATCTACGACACACATTACCAG AGGCTGTCCCTCGCAGTGCAGGACTCAATAGCTCAAGCGAATGAGGCTGCAAATGAGGCAGTGTCCGGTATTCGTGTGGTACGTAGctttaacacagaaaaacacgaGGCCCGTCGCTATGATGACCGCttgatggacacacacaccctgaagACCAGACGGGACACTGTCAGGGCTATTTACCTGCTCGCACAGAGG ttgACAGGTTTGGCCATGCAGGTCTTCATGTTGTACTACGGCAGGCTGTTCATCCGGAGTGGACAGATGACAACTGGCAACCTGGTTTCCTTCATCCTCTACCAGTCAGACCTTGGAGACAACATCAGG ACACTCACCTACATCTTTGGCGAAATGTTGAACTCAGTGGGGGCTGCTGGGAAAGTGTTTGAGTACCTGGACCGAAAACCTCTGGTCAGCACAGAGGGGACGCTTAAACCTGATCGGTTGACGGGACACATCAGCTTCCGCGATCTCAACTTCGCCTATCCATCGTACCCCgacaaaacagtgctgcag GACTTTTCTTTGGAGCTGAAGTCAGGTCAGATGACGGCACTTGTGGGTCCATCTGGAGAGGGAAAAAGCACCTGTGCGAGTTTGCTGCAGCGATTCTATGAGCCGCAGGATGGAGACATCCTATTGGACAACGAACCACTGAAATCCTATGACCACCGTTTCCTCCACAAGAAG ATTGCAGTGGTGAGCCAGGAGCCTGTGCTCTTCTCCGGCTCCATCAGAGACAACATCGCCTACGGGCTCACTGAGTGCTCATTGGATGAGATCCAGGAAGCTGCACGCAAAGCCAACGCCCACGACTTCATCAAGCAGTTGGACAAAGGCTACGATACAG AGGTGGGTGAGGGAGGCAGCCAGTTGTCCAAGAGCGAGAAGCAGCGGATCGCCATTGCTCGAGCTCTGGTCAGACAGCCGCAGGTCCTCATCCTGGATGAAATAACCAGCTCTCTGGATGCTGAGAGTGAAAATAAG GTTCAGCAGGCCCTGGCTAGTTGTCCTAACCAGACCCTGCTGGTGATCGCTCACAGGCTGAAGACCATCGAGAAGGCAGACCAGATCGTTGTTATTGGTGACGGCAGAGTTCAGGAGCGAGGGACTCACCAGGAGCTGATGGACAGGAAGGGGAGCTACTACAAACTGAGAGAGAAGCTCTTCACTGAGGGAAACTCACCACAGAGACAACCTGATGCTGTGGCTTAA